AATCTTTATTAGCAAGTAtccaatatttcaattatcaaatattccgAGATGATAAGATATCCTGCCTCCTGTAACACATcaacttgaaaaatttgtgtacTCTGACTTGCACAAATATATGACACATCAATATTTACACTGTCAATAGCCTTCAATGTAACATAGTGttctaagataaaaaataacttttaattacaatattgtacaatataattaaagcacaagaaaaatattatatttatattattatatttatagaactgttgcaattattgagatattttttcaataaaaatatttcttttgtttatacCTAAATCCAAGTAATCCTCTATGAGATAatactgtaaatatttattatttcaaaataacaaatgtcaaaatttttccatatttttcctGCGTGATTTAAGTAAtgtagattaattttatattgttcttatattattgtatatagtgATATTATCATAAGTGCGGCTGCTTCTTATTCTATTCATATTCTTTTCAattgtatgcatatattttctactctTTATCAATGCCTCAAATTCAAATGTgaatatattcatttctcaTTTGAAATGTAAAAGATGCAAATCAAGCAAAcgaatttattactattatactTTGAATTATACTTTGacttgtatgttttttttttcttttcaaactCTTTTCCGCATACAATTTTTCATCTTACACTTCCCTTCTCTACCTCCGAACAATTCGCGAGCTATTGGAACGCGTCCTCGCTATATACATCGCGGTTTAATCGCAGTGTCATCGTCAAGTGCGGGGAAAGCGGATCTCGCTTCGCTTCGCTCCGGACACCGACGTCGATTATCGCCAATTCCGGCCGaccgactttttttttctttttccccctcccccccccccccgtcgAGATTGCACGTATGCaaatacgtacatacgtacgtacataGGTGGGACCGCGTGCGTGGAAAGGGACAGCGACCGAGGAGAgatcaattaattttcgacGGAGTCGAAAACCCGAACGTCTCTTCCTTTCCTCTCCGCGCATTTTACAGCGCtcttgtaacatatatattaatttcggccGAAAGGACATGACAATAATATCTGTCACGCATAGTGTTTGAACAGAGCTTTGGGAAACgagtaatctttttttttctagaccGTTTAGACGAGAGACGCACAGCATCTATATTATTGCGAAAAGATACGTAATGTGTAGCGCAGtcgaggaagagagagagacagagagagagagagagagagacagagagaaaaagagagagagagacgagcaCACACAAATCCATTATTGCGCGTCTCCCCGGTCGAAATCGCAGTGTGCAGCCGCGCGAGTATTCCGTTACGCTTTACTTCGTTCCGTTCCAACGAATGCGAACGGCTTTCCTTCGCTCTTGTTATGCGGCCGAGCCAGGCGACATGTGTCAACCTTGAGACGCGCGTCGCATACGGCGCGTAATTACTCGcgcgattctctctctctctctctctctctctctttcttcctccctctccttttttctttctttttaccttgagaaagagagagaacgcaCAAAGTAATCTTGCGAACAGACTTTGGTTCCTACTCACTTGGAAACTGGCAGGAGATATTCCACGCTGATGGACGACAGCGTACGTCGCCTGTATGTCCTCaagatctctctctttctctttcgctcCTATTGTAGTCCGTGCTCTTTCACGCGTAATCCATAAACCGAAAGCGCAACGAAACGCCACGCATTAACGATCTTGCACCGCGACGCGGGGCATCGTCCTCACGGACACCACCGCGACGACGAGGCGCCAGAGACACGGATTCGACGCGAGTAtaggcggcggcggcgacgacgacgaccatCAGTTGTCATTCCTGCAGGTGGACCTCATGGCCGCGCGTCAGTTTCGTCGCGGCCGAGACGGAACGTCCGCGATAACGAGATTCGATAAGAGCTTCGCGTATCCCCCTGGGAGCTCCGAAAGTCTCGTACCATCGACGTGAAAGCTGCCGTGCTCGATCGTACTGACAGTTACGTACGTACACATATACGCGCGACCTAAAGGTGCCTTTCCATGTCGCCTGTCACGTGGTAGCAAAACAagcatatacaattttttgcgTTATACGCGCGACTATGCGCGTAAGTTGTAAATTACTAAAAGTACTGCACTCTGTATGGCGCGTTTTTAGTAAGTTACTAGATTACGTGCGAAAAATCACACCATGTGTTTCAAGcctaatgaaaaatgtaatgatgAATGAGAATcgggaaaaaaatgatataaaaaagaaaaatatctaaataattttaaaaaatgagaaaagttattttaatttgagtatttatttatagttaattttaaaactccatttgtcaataaaaaatatttcagcaagaataaaaatagttttttcataaaataatttctatacaataatagatatacagaaaagaatttacaatatgcatatatttttattaatttatttaatttttcttattcttaacAATAGATTACAAATACTTGTTTTACTAATAtggtttaattattaatttgcaagatgacaattcaaaattttcaatgtaattatattgtatatataatagaaatttttaaattttgtcataaatttaccaaattttatttagaaaaacagGCAAAATCCAAGTAAATAATTAGCTACATCTAAGTAGAgcaaattctaattatttcctttgaaatgtattaaacatcaatatataaaaatctattaaagatatcgatatattttaagcgtatatattatcaaaattcatCTTCTTATGCaaacttgtaattatttattgacaacaatataaaagtgacAATCTCACTTTTATTCATATTGATAATTCAGTGCAGCTTACGCTAATACACCAGACTCAAGCTTGGTCTTCACTATAAagtgtttgtatatatatatatattgaaatatacaagATTTAAACCTATTACACGCGATAATCACCCCATAATCACGACTTCCAGAAATTTGGATTCTGCTGTAATCGCCTCTCAAAAGTCTCATACCAATTTTGTAATGTTGATAAGGGTACAAAGTTCTCTGTGGGATTTGGCGTCATTTGCGTTTGCGTCACTGTGAAACTTGTCACATAATTCACAAAATTCGTAAGCATTTTCTGTACAAATTCCGCAAAGGTGTTGGTGGTGGTTGCGGCGACCGTAGCTGTCTGCAACTCGATTATCTCCAATGGTTCCACCGACACGCCAATCTGCGCGACGTGCGAGATCTTACCGATCCCGAAAATTCCCACGTTGCTATTCTCGAACTCgtgatttttctttagatttGATATTTTGAAGATGGCTGATGGTTTCACATTGGAAATATACCCAAGAAATTGCCAGTTGGGTGGCGCGTTTGCATCCGGCCAAGTGAAATACACTGTGCAAATAGTTTATCATATTAATGATCATCAATTTCTAATATGACTTTtagtaaaaaacaaaaattttttaaattaatatcttgataatttttttatgtaaaaaatagttcACACATATTGCGTTATCTTACCTGCACCTCCCATGCCATTTGGAAAAGGTATAGTGCCAGTAAGAAAGACTACTATATGGTTTATATTGTCTGCATCAGGcacagtaattaaaaattgattctcCCCAACTTGTTGGAAGTCAGTTTGAACCTGGgaaacaaaaatcaaaatttttactattattaaataaaatagaatgtcttacgtattaaatatatgagacaagttttaaaaataaatatataacaatggatttagtataataattgattataataaacatgaaaagattaataaagagaatattatcatatatttttatcatattaaatactgcatatttatttctttctctctccttctattcctatataaatatcatttaaaactaagatttaaatcttataatcAACGCACTAGTTCATTAGTATATGTGCAACAGTGCATATAAATTAGCAATTACTTTCTATTTGTATAAGACTAATTGATAaagaatcaataaaaaagcaattaattttaatcccTATTTATGGAAGTTTAtatatctcattat
Above is a genomic segment from Anoplolepis gracilipes chromosome 3, ASM4749672v1, whole genome shotgun sequence containing:
- the LOC140663743 gene encoding protein OPI10 homolog, coding for MLGIIVAGRLVQTDFQQVGENQFLITVPDADNINHIVVFLTGTIPFPNGMGGAVYFTWPDANAPPNWQFLGYISNVKPSAIFKISNLKKNHEFENSNVGIFGIGKISHVAQIGVSVEPLEIIELQTATVAATTTNTFAEFVQKMLTNFVNYVTSFTVTQTQMTPNPTENFVPLSTLQNWYETFERRLQQNPNFWKS